The nucleotide window GTGACCGATGCCGAGCCGAAGCGCCCCTGGCTGACGCGCAACGTCAAGGTGCTGTCGGCCGTTTCGCTGGCACAGGACGCCGCCAGCGAGATGATGTACCCGGTCCTTCCGATCCTCTTGACCACAGTGCTGGGTGCCCCCGCTGCGGTGGTGGGCGTGATCGAAGGGCTGGCCGAGGGCCTAGCTGCTCTTCTGAAGTACGTATCGGGACGCACGTCGGATCGTGTGGGTCGCAAGGCCGCCGTCGCGACAGGGTACGGCTTGGCAGCTGTCGGCAAAGTGGTGATCGCCGCGGCACTCGTATGGCCGGTGGTGTTGCTGGGGCGGTTGATCGACCGGACCGGCAAGGGAATCCGGGGCGCCCCACGAGACGCTCTTCTGGCCGAAGGCGTCCCGCATTCGGCAATGGGCCGGGTGTATGGATTCCATCGGGCCGCCGACACGTTGGGCGCGGTCATCGGGCCGCTGGTGGGCCTGGTGGTTCTTGCGGCGGCCGGCGGCAACATCCGTGTCGCATTGTGGGTGGCAGTGGTCCCGGCGGTCATCAGTGTGCTGCTGGTCGCGCTGGTGACCGAGGAACGGCGTCGAGCAACATCGGACCCCGTTGGCGCTGCTCCTGGGGAGCGACACCAAGCCACAGCGTCCGCTCTACCGCGGCGGGTACGGATCGTGGCAGGGCTGTTGGCGGTGATCGCCCTGGTGAACTTCCCAGATGCGCTGCTGCTGCTGCGCATGAACGAAGTCGGTTTCTCGACGATGGCCGTGGTTGCGACGTACGCGGCGTTCAACCTGTCCAACGCGGTGATCGCCTTTCCGGCCGGGATGCTGGCCGATCGGTGGCCGAAGGCTCGGGTCTATGCCATCGGCCTGGTCTGCTTCAGCGTCGGATACCTCGGACTGGGCCTGGTCGAATCGGGTTGGTCCGTTGTCGCGCTCCTGCTTGTTTATGGGGGCTTCGCCGGGATCACCGACGGGGTCGGCAAGGCGTGGATCTCCGGCCTGGCGCCCCCGGAGGTCCGCGGCCATGCCCAGGGACTCCTGCAAGGACTGTCCGGTGCCGCCATCCTGATCGCCGGGTTGTGGGCGGGCTTGGCGTGGGAATCGGGGAGCGGATCAGGCGCCGTCCCGCTCATGATCTCCGGGGTGGTCTCGGCGACTGCCGCCGTGGCGCTGTTCGCAGTCGGCGACAGGCTTGAACGAGGCAAGCAGCCATAGGCTGTCTTGCGACCGAAAGAGGAGATGCGATGTCACGAGTGGTCCACTTCGAGATCCAGGCCGATGACCTGGAACGTGCCAAGCAGTTCTACGCGGAAGTCTTCGGCTGGAAGTACCAGGACTTCGGCGCCTTCACCGGATCCCCGTACTGGGGCGTCGTCACCGGTCCGGACGACCAGATGGGCATCGACGGAGGTCTGCTCCAGCGCCCTGCCCCCGCCGCTGATCCGGGCCAAGGCGTGACGGCGTTCGTCTGCACCGTCGGGGTGGAGGACTTCGACGACACGGCGGCCAAGATCCTGGCGGCGGGTGGCCGAGTGGCACTTCCGAAGACCGCGCTGACGGGCATGGCGTGGCAGGGGTACTTCTTGGACACCGAAGGCAACACTTTCGGCGTGCATCAGCCGGACCCGCACGCCGCCTGACTGAGGCGCCGGTCGTCCGGTGGTTGGATTCACCGGGAGTCTGCCGCGCCAGTTACCGTGGAGCGGTGCCGAGCACAAGGCGGGAGAGAGAGCCACATGAGATCCCATGCACGAATCCTTCTGGTCGCGGGTGTCACCGCGTGCGTCGTCGGGACCGTGGCACCGTCCGCCGGCGCGGCGGACAAGCCCAAACTCGGACCCGATGCCGTGCCCATCACCGCGGACCACACGTATCTCCAGACCGCCGTCGCGCCTGACTACTGGGCCTACTCCCCCTACGACAAGCCGCAGTTCACCACGAGTGCGTGCTCGATCGCCAGCGTCACCATGGCGCTCAACGGGCTGCGGGGGTTGCCCAAGAAGGCCTCGGCCAAGATCCCCACGCAGCAAGCCGTTCTGCAGAAGGTCGGGGACACTGGGTGGTCGGCGCGAAGCTCCGAGGGCGGCGACGGGGTCACCTATAGGCAACTGCGCCGTTACACCCGCCAGGCGATGGACGCGTACGGCATGAAGAAAGCGACCATCACGTCGTTCCATCCCGAAAGGGCGGACACCGCCACCTTGTCGAAGACCCGCAGACTGCTGGAGCGAAACGAAGCCACCGCGGACAACGTC belongs to Candidatus Nanopelagicales bacterium and includes:
- a CDS encoding MFS transporter, with product MTDAEPKRPWLTRNVKVLSAVSLAQDAASEMMYPVLPILLTTVLGAPAAVVGVIEGLAEGLAALLKYVSGRTSDRVGRKAAVATGYGLAAVGKVVIAAALVWPVVLLGRLIDRTGKGIRGAPRDALLAEGVPHSAMGRVYGFHRAADTLGAVIGPLVGLVVLAAAGGNIRVALWVAVVPAVISVLLVALVTEERRRATSDPVGAAPGERHQATASALPRRVRIVAGLLAVIALVNFPDALLLLRMNEVGFSTMAVVATYAAFNLSNAVIAFPAGMLADRWPKARVYAIGLVCFSVGYLGLGLVESGWSVVALLLVYGGFAGITDGVGKAWISGLAPPEVRGHAQGLLQGLSGAAILIAGLWAGLAWESGSGSGAVPLMISGVVSATAAVALFAVGDRLERGKQP
- a CDS encoding VOC family protein; the protein is MSRVVHFEIQADDLERAKQFYAEVFGWKYQDFGAFTGSPYWGVVTGPDDQMGIDGGLLQRPAPAADPGQGVTAFVCTVGVEDFDDTAAKILAAGGRVALPKTALTGMAWQGYFLDTEGNTFGVHQPDPHAA
- a CDS encoding phytochelatin synthase family protein — translated: MRSHARILLVAGVTACVVGTVAPSAGAADKPKLGPDAVPITADHTYLQTAVAPDYWAYSPYDKPQFTTSACSIASVTMALNGLRGLPKKASAKIPTQQAVLQKVGDTGWSARSSEGGDGVTYRQLRRYTRQAMDAYGMKKATITSFHPERADTATLSKTRRLLERNEATADNVALVYFNQGVLTGDWNGPHVSVVGGYDPAADRVLILDVDQEWYIPYWSPVSALVDSFVKPAPKNQGVLAGQTGGLLLVTKHP